In the Oryzias latipes chromosome 9, ASM223467v1 genome, one interval contains:
- the LOC105354611 gene encoding uncharacterized protein LOC105354611 isoform X2 — MAANSAGGSSSDNSEIVQSIQRLLHLVTSSGRHQSTNSGVTTHTEGEQRQGSHTNNTGPERPSVQMEMTRSFPGIFARGRGKRRFPAASYIPAKKIKPLEVVFHLLPKQYERSPSEEEQIVHLQAGLGRRTAQLYESTTHDELCEALNVLFPKLAAVTGGWLVYKCRGGWGSRKLSLVAPDSTGYTGKILKLANKNGNATLFIAPIQEELSTDPLHPTDKAFSSMPKATCQKCTEAVPLQLLTVHIQSCAGVDANEPVVNKSLQQCPLCTEMFSTDFIEEHASSCGER, encoded by the exons ATGGCAGCAAACTCGGCAGGCGGTTCATCG aGTGATAACAGTGAAATTGTGCAGTCAATCCAACGCTTACTGCACCTGGTAACATCATCTGGGAGACACCAGAGCACTAACTCTGGTGTTACTACTCACACTGAAGG GGAGCAGAGGCAAGGCAGCCACACTAACAACACTGGACCAGAAAGACCATCTGTTCAGATGGAAATGACACG gtccTTTCCAGGTATCTTTGCCCGTGGAAGAGGAAAGCGGCGCTTTCCTGCAGCAAGTTATATCCctgcaaagaaaattaaaccatTGGAAGTGGTCTTTCACTTGTTGCCTAAACAATATGAGAGAAGTCCATCTGAAGAAGAGCAGATAGTCCACCTGCAGGCAGGGTTGGGTCGCAGGACTGCTCAACTATATGAAAGCACAACACATGATGAG CTGTGTGAAGCCCTCAatgttttgtttccaaaacTGGCAGCAGTTACTGGTGGTTGGTTGGTGTACAAGTGTCGAG GCGGATGGGGGAGCCGAAAACTCTCTTTAGTGGCACCTGATAGCACCGGATACACAGGCAAGATCTTAAAATTGGCAAATAAGAATGGCAATGCAACGTTATTCATAGCGCCAATACAAGAAGAGCTCAGCACCGACCCTCTTCACCCAACTGATAAGGCATTCAGCAGCATGCCCAAAGCCACATGTCAGAAGTGTACAGAAGCAGTTCCCCTTCAACTTCTCACAGTACACATCCAGTCTTGTGCTGGTGTGGATGCCAATGAACCAGTGGTGAACAAAT CATTGCAGCAATGTCCTCTATGCACGGAAATGTTTTCCACTGACTTCATCGAGGAGCATGCTTCTTCATGTGGAGAAAGGTAA